A region from the Pelobates fuscus isolate aPelFus1 chromosome 3, aPelFus1.pri, whole genome shotgun sequence genome encodes:
- the GCK gene encoding hexokinase-4 isoform X2 — MIGGKYIGELVRLVLMKMVNEDILFGGETSEKLKTRWTFETQFVSQIEGDSSDFKQTSNILRTLGVQPTMSDCYTVRLACESVSTRAALVCGAGLAAVLNRIRQNRREDLLRITVGVDGSVYKLHPCFKDKFHATVHKMTPNCDITFIQSNEGSGRGAALISAVAYKMASLIGH; from the exons ATGATTGGTGGGAAGTACATTGGAGAGCTTGTGAGATTAGTCCTAATGAAAATGGTAAACGAAGATATCCTGTTTGGAGGAGAAACATCTGAAAAACTGAAGACCAGGTGGACCTTTGAAACACAGTTTGTGTCACAGATTGAAGG AGACTCTTCGGATTTTAAACAAACTTCTAACATCTTGCGAACTCTTGGGGTGCAGCCAACCATGAGTGATTGTTACACTGTTCGCCTGGCATGTGAAAGTGTGTCCACACGAGCCGCACTTGTGTGTGGAGCAGGTCTTGCCGCTGTACTTAACCGAATACGCCAAAACCGCAGAGAGGATCTACTGCGGATTACTGTAGGGGTGGATGGATCAGTTTACAAATTACACCCTTG CTTTAAAGACAAGTTTCATGCTACAGTGCACAAAATGACGCCGAACTGTGACATTACATTCATCCAATCTAATGAGGGCAGTGGACGGGGTGCTGCTCTTATATCTGCTGTGGCATACAAAATGGCCTCTCTGATTGGGCACTAA